A single region of the Phalacrocorax aristotelis chromosome 17, bGulAri2.1, whole genome shotgun sequence genome encodes:
- the C17H9orf78 gene encoding splicing factor C9orf78 homolog isoform X1 yields the protein MPAKKSFRRRREDSEEEEEDEQVAEEHGVTSLRHVPPLYYGFVASHPAVALLRYVVSRCDVLPSLPRVPSQAPERSSLSAAMGGSPAGLKVEEAKEVQSLRKRPNGVSAVALLVGEKLQEEATLVDDPFKIKSGGMVDMKKLKERGKDRINEEEDLNLGTSFSAETNRRDEDADMMKYIETELKKRKGIVENEEQKVKLKNAEDSLYELPENIRVSSAKKTEEMLSNQMLSGIPEVDLGIDAKIKNIISTEEAKAKLLAEQQNKKKDSETSFVPTNMAVNYVQHNRFYHEELNAPVRRNKEEPKPRPLRVGDTERPEPERSPPSRKRPLNEKATDDYHYEKFKKMNRRY from the exons ATGCCGGCCAAGAAGTCCTTCCGCCGGCGGAGGGAGGactccgaggaggaggaggaggacgagcaGGTCGCCGAGGAG CATGGCGTCACATCGCTTCGTCACGTCCCACCGCTGTATTACGGCTTCGTCGCGTCACACCCCGCCGTCGCGTTGCTGCGTTACGTTGTCTCCCGTTGTGACGTCTTACCGTCGTTACCTCGCGTCCCGTCGCAGGCGCCCGAGCGGAGCTCGCTCTCCGCCGCGATGGGGGGGTCGCCAGCCGG gttAAAAGTTGAGGAAGCCAAAGAAGTTCAGAGCCTCAGAAAGCGTCCCAATGGGGTGAG CGCTGTAGCTCTGCTTGTGGGAGAGAAGTTGCAAGAGGAAGCAACACTTGTG gATGACCCATTTAAGATAAAATCTGGGGGAATGGTGGACAtgaagaagctgaaagaaagaggCAAGGACAG GATTAATGAAGAAGAAGATCTAAACTTGGGAACTTCCTTCTCAGCTGAAACCAACAGGCGGGATGAAGATGCTGACAT GATGAAGTACATTGAGACTGagctgaagaagagaaagggaattGTGGAGAACGAGGAGCAGAAGGTGAAGCTTAAGAATGCCGAGGACTCTCTGTACGAGCTGCCAGAGAACATCCGTGTCTCCTCCGCCAAGAAGACTGAGGAGATGCTGTCCAACCAGATGCTGAGTGGCATTCCTGAAGTGGATCTAGGAATTGA cgcaaaaataaaaaacatcatCTCAACTGAAGAGGCCAAGGCcaagctgctggcagagcagcagaacaaaaagaaagacagcGAAACTTCCTTTGTTCCCACCAACATGGCTGTTAATTACGTCCAGCACAACAGAT tttatcATGAGGAGCTAAATGCACCAGTGCGAAGGAACAAAGAAGAGCCAAAGCCCCGTCCACTGAGAGTGGGGGATACGGAGAGGCCAGAACCTGAGC GATCTCCTCCAAGTCGCAAACGTCCACTCAATGAAAAAGCAACAGATGATTATCACTATGAGAAATTCAAGAAGATGAATAGGCGATACTGA
- the C17H9orf78 gene encoding splicing factor C9orf78 homolog isoform X2, with amino-acid sequence MPAKKSFRRRREDSEEEEEDEQVAEEVRLKVEEAKEVQSLRKRPNGVSAVALLVGEKLQEEATLVDDPFKIKSGGMVDMKKLKERGKDRINEEEDLNLGTSFSAETNRRDEDADMMKYIETELKKRKGIVENEEQKVKLKNAEDSLYELPENIRVSSAKKTEEMLSNQMLSGIPEVDLGIDAKIKNIISTEEAKAKLLAEQQNKKKDSETSFVPTNMAVNYVQHNRFYHEELNAPVRRNKEEPKPRPLRVGDTERPEPERSPPSRKRPLNEKATDDYHYEKFKKMNRRY; translated from the exons ATGCCGGCCAAGAAGTCCTTCCGCCGGCGGAGGGAGGactccgaggaggaggaggaggacgagcaGGTCGCCGAGGAGGTCAg gttAAAAGTTGAGGAAGCCAAAGAAGTTCAGAGCCTCAGAAAGCGTCCCAATGGGGTGAG CGCTGTAGCTCTGCTTGTGGGAGAGAAGTTGCAAGAGGAAGCAACACTTGTG gATGACCCATTTAAGATAAAATCTGGGGGAATGGTGGACAtgaagaagctgaaagaaagaggCAAGGACAG GATTAATGAAGAAGAAGATCTAAACTTGGGAACTTCCTTCTCAGCTGAAACCAACAGGCGGGATGAAGATGCTGACAT GATGAAGTACATTGAGACTGagctgaagaagagaaagggaattGTGGAGAACGAGGAGCAGAAGGTGAAGCTTAAGAATGCCGAGGACTCTCTGTACGAGCTGCCAGAGAACATCCGTGTCTCCTCCGCCAAGAAGACTGAGGAGATGCTGTCCAACCAGATGCTGAGTGGCATTCCTGAAGTGGATCTAGGAATTGA cgcaaaaataaaaaacatcatCTCAACTGAAGAGGCCAAGGCcaagctgctggcagagcagcagaacaaaaagaaagacagcGAAACTTCCTTTGTTCCCACCAACATGGCTGTTAATTACGTCCAGCACAACAGAT tttatcATGAGGAGCTAAATGCACCAGTGCGAAGGAACAAAGAAGAGCCAAAGCCCCGTCCACTGAGAGTGGGGGATACGGAGAGGCCAGAACCTGAGC GATCTCCTCCAAGTCGCAAACGTCCACTCAATGAAAAAGCAACAGATGATTATCACTATGAGAAATTCAAGAAGATGAATAGGCGATACTGA
- the USP20 gene encoding ubiquitin carboxyl-terminal hydrolase 20 isoform X1 yields the protein MGDTRDICPHLDSIGEVTRDDLLLKSKGTCQSCGAVGPNLWACLQIGCSYVGCGESFADHSTLHAQAKKHNLTVNLTTFRVWCYACEKEVFLDQRLATHTQSPPVKFSEPDSPLPAHPLKAVPIAVADEGESESEDDDLKPRGLTGMKNLGNSCYMNAALQALSNCPPLTQFFLECGGLVRTDKKPALCKSYQKLVSEVWHKKRPSYVVPSSLSHGIKLVNPMFRGYAQQDTQEFLRCLMDQLHEELKEPIVAETRDLDTSDQDDKREGDRSPSEDEFLSCDSSSDRGEGDGQSRTAGGMGSGSLAETELLIQDEAGRGISEKERMKDRKFSCGHRRSNSEQVDEDADVDTTMMPVDGRASPEVLPAPRPASPCRTPEPDNDAYVRCSSRPCSPVHHEMHSKLSSSPPRSSPARLGPSYVLKKAQMQASGKKKKELRYRSVISDIFDGSILSLVQCLTCDRVSTTVETFQDLSLPIPGKEDLAKLHSAIYQNVPAKAGACGDNYASQGWIAFIMEYIRRFVVSCIPSWFWGPVVTLEDCLAAFFAADELKGDNMYSCERCKKLRNGVKYCKVLRLPEILCIHLKRFRHEVMYSFKINSHVSFPLEGLDLRPFLAKECVSQITTYDLLSVICHHGTAGSGHYIAYCQNVINGQWYEFDDQYVTEVHETVVQNAEAYVLFYRKSSEEAVRERQKVVSLASMKEHSLLQFYISREWLNKFNTFAEPGPITNHTFLCSHGGIPPNKYHYIDDLVVILPQNVWEYLYNRFGGGPAVNHLYVCSICQVEIEALAKRRRIEIDTFIKLNKAFQAEESPSVIYCISMQWFREWEAFVKGKDNEPPGPIDNSKIALTKPGGHMQVKQGADYGQISEETWIYLSTLYGGGPEIAIRQNVAQVQELENLHGEQKIEAETRAV from the exons ATGGGGGATACAAGAGACATCTGTCCTCACCTGGATTCCATAGGAGAGGTGACCAGGGATGATCTGCTGCTCAAATCCAAG GGAACTTGCCAGTCTTGTGGAGCTGTGGGACCAAATCTCTGGGCTTGTCTTCAG ATCGGTTGTTCTTATGTTGGTTGTGGGGAGTCCTTTGCTGACCACAGCACACTTCATGCACAG gCTAAAAAGCACAACCTGACGGTGAATCTGACCACTTTCCGGGTCTGGTGTTACGCTTGTGAGAAGGAGGTGTTCTTGGACCAGCGGCTGGCAACGCACACGCAGTCGCCGCCAGTGAAGTTCTCTGAGCCG GATTCTCCGTTGCCTGCTCACCCTTTGAAAGCTGTTCCAATTGCAGTGGCTGATGAAGGCGAATCTGAATCAGAGGATGATGATTTGAAACCAAGAG GCCTTACTGGAATGAAAAATCTTGGGAACTCCTGCTACATGAATGCAGCACTTCAGGCTCTCTCTAACTG CCCACCTCTCACACAGTTTTTTCTGGAATGTGGTGGACTGGTCCGTACAGATAAGAAACCAGCACTCTGCAAAAGTTACCAGAAGTTAGTGTCTGAGGTTTGGCATAAAAAACG CCCAAGTTACGTTGTTCCAAGCAGTCTCTCCCATGGAATTAAACTCGTCAACCCCATGTTCCGAGGCTATGCACAGCAG GACACTCAGGAGTTCCTGCGATGCCTGATGGATCAACTTCACGAAGAACTGAAAGAACCAATTGTTGCAGAGACGAGGGATTTGGATACCAGTGACCAGGATGACAAGCGAGAGGGTGACCGAAGTCCTTCGGAGGATGAGTTCCTCTCCTGTGACTCAAGCAGTGACAGGGGTGAAGGAGATGGTCAAAGTCGGACTGCAGGGGGCATGGGCAGCGGCTCCCTGGCAGAGACAGAGCTGTTGATCCAGGatgaggcagggagagggatCTCTGAGAAAGAGAGGATGAAGGACAGAAAGTTCTCCTGTGGCCATCGGCGCAGCAACTCAGAGCAGGTGGATGAGGACGCAGATGTTGATACTACTATGATGCCAGTTGACGGTAGAGCCTCACCTGaggtgctgccagctccccGTCCTGCCAGCCCATGTAGGACACCAG AACCTGACAATGATGCCTATGTGCGCTGCTCCTCACGCCCCTGCAGTCCAGTCCATCATGAAATGCACTCAAAGCTCTCCAGCAGTCCTCCTCGCTCCAGTCCTGCCAGGCTTGGACCTTCCTATGTACTCAAGAAAG CCCAGATGCAGGCTTctgggaagaagaagaaagaacttCGCTATCGCAGTGTGATTTCTGACATCTTTGATGGCTCCATTCTCAGCCTGGTGCAGTGCCTCACCTGCGACAGA GTTTCTACGACAGTGGAGACGTTCCAGGACCTGTCACTCCCAATCCCAGGGAAGGAGGACTTGGCCAAGCTGCACTCTGCCATCTACCAAAACGTGCCAGCTAAGGCAGGGGCATGTGGGGACAACTATGCCTCACAAGGCTGGATTGCTTTCATCATGGAGTATATCCGGAG ATTTGTGGTGTCCTGTATCCCTAGCTGGTTTTGGGGTCCTGTTGTGACACTGGAGGATTGCCTTGCTGCCTTTTTTGCAGCAGATGAGTTGAAGG GGGACAACATGTACAGCTGTGAACGGTGTAAAAA aCTGCGGAACGGAGTAAAGTACTGCAAAGTCCTCCGTCTACCAGAG ATTCTTTGCATCCACTTGAAGCGGTTCCGGCATGAGGTGATGTATTCCTTCAAGATCAACAGTCATGTCTCCTTCCCCTTGGAAGGGCTGGATCTGCGACCTTTCCTAGCCAAGGAGTGCGTCTCCCAGATCACCACCTATGATCTCCTGTCGGTCATCTGTCACCATGGCACAGCAGGCA gTGGGCATTACATAGCCTACTGCCAGAACGTGATCAATGGCCAGTGGTACGAGTTTGATGACCAGTATGTCACTGAAGTCCATGAGACCGTGGTGCAGAATGCAGAAGCCTATGTCTTGTTCTACAG GAAAAGCAGTGAAGAGGCTGTGCGAGAGCGTCAGAAAGTTGTGTCCCTTGCCAGCATGAAGGAACACAGTTTACTGCAGTTCTACATCTCTCGAGAGTGGCTCAATAAATTCAACACCTTTGCCGAGCCTGGTCCCATCACCAATCACACCTTTCTGTGCTCTCATGGAG GGATCCCTCCTAATAAGTACCACTACATCGATGACCTGGTTGTGATTCTGCCCCAGAATGTGTGGGAATATCTCTACAACAG GTTTGGGGGTGGCCCTGCTGTGAACCATCTGTACGTGTGCTCGATTTGCCAAGTGGAGATTGAAGCACTGGCCAAACGCAGGAGAATTGAAATCGACACCTTCATCAAG ctgAACAAGGCTTTCCAGGCAGAGGAGTCTCCAAGTGTCATCTACTGTATCAGCATGCAGTGGTTCCGTGAGTGGGAAGCCTTTGTCAAGGGGAAGGATAACG AGCCTCCCGGACCAATTGACAACAGCAAGATTGCACTCACAAAACCAGGTGGCCACATGCAAGTTAAGCAGG GTGCTGACTACGGGCAGATTTCCGAGGAGACATGGATTTATTTAAGCACACTGTACGGAGGAGGCCCAGAGATTGCTATCAGACAGAACGTGGCCCAGGTCCAAGAACTGGAAAACCTACACGGGGAGCAGAAGATTGAAGCAGAGACGCGGGCTGTGTGA
- the USP20 gene encoding ubiquitin carboxyl-terminal hydrolase 20 isoform X2: MGDTRDICPHLDSIGEVTRDDLLLKSKGTCQSCGAVGPNLWACLQIGCSYVGCGESFADHSTLHAQAKKHNLTVNLTTFRVWCYACEKEVFLDQRLATHTQSPPVKFSEPDSPLPAHPLKAVPIAVADEGESESEDDDLKPRGLTGMKNLGNSCYMNAALQALSNCPPLTQFFLECGGLVRTDKKPALCKSYQKLVSEVWHKKRPSYVVPSSLSHGIKLVNPMFRGYAQQDTQEFLRCLMDQLHEELKEPIVAETRDLDTSDQDDKREGDRSPSEDEFLSCDSSSDRGEGDGQSRTAGGMGSGSLAETELLIQDEAGRGISEKERMKDRKFSCGHRRSNSEQVDEDADVDTTMMPVDGRASPEVLPAPRPASPCRTPEPDNDAYVRCSSRPCSPVHHEMHSKLSSSPPRSSPARLGPSYVLKKAQMQASGKKKKELRYRSVISDIFDGSILSLVQCLTCDRVSTTVETFQDLSLPIPGKEDLAKLHSAIYQNVPAKAGACGDNYASQGWIAFIMEYIRRFVVSCIPSWFWGPVVTLEDCLAAFFAADELKGDNMYSCERCKKLRNGVKYCKVLRLPEILCIHLKRFRHEVMYSFKINSHVSFPLEGLDLRPFLAKECVSQITTYDLLSVICHHGTAGSGHYIAYCQNVINGQWYEFDDQYVTEVHETVVQNAEAYVLFYRKSSEEAVRERQKVVSLASMKEHSLLQFYISREWLNKFNTFAEPGPITNHTFLCSHGGIPPNKYHYIDDLVVILPQNVWEYLYNRFGGGPAVNHLYVCSICQVEIEALAKRRRIEIDTFIKNKIYSRARRLTSGFPGANSTGRGSQNRIMLCVAACRHKV, from the exons ATGGGGGATACAAGAGACATCTGTCCTCACCTGGATTCCATAGGAGAGGTGACCAGGGATGATCTGCTGCTCAAATCCAAG GGAACTTGCCAGTCTTGTGGAGCTGTGGGACCAAATCTCTGGGCTTGTCTTCAG ATCGGTTGTTCTTATGTTGGTTGTGGGGAGTCCTTTGCTGACCACAGCACACTTCATGCACAG gCTAAAAAGCACAACCTGACGGTGAATCTGACCACTTTCCGGGTCTGGTGTTACGCTTGTGAGAAGGAGGTGTTCTTGGACCAGCGGCTGGCAACGCACACGCAGTCGCCGCCAGTGAAGTTCTCTGAGCCG GATTCTCCGTTGCCTGCTCACCCTTTGAAAGCTGTTCCAATTGCAGTGGCTGATGAAGGCGAATCTGAATCAGAGGATGATGATTTGAAACCAAGAG GCCTTACTGGAATGAAAAATCTTGGGAACTCCTGCTACATGAATGCAGCACTTCAGGCTCTCTCTAACTG CCCACCTCTCACACAGTTTTTTCTGGAATGTGGTGGACTGGTCCGTACAGATAAGAAACCAGCACTCTGCAAAAGTTACCAGAAGTTAGTGTCTGAGGTTTGGCATAAAAAACG CCCAAGTTACGTTGTTCCAAGCAGTCTCTCCCATGGAATTAAACTCGTCAACCCCATGTTCCGAGGCTATGCACAGCAG GACACTCAGGAGTTCCTGCGATGCCTGATGGATCAACTTCACGAAGAACTGAAAGAACCAATTGTTGCAGAGACGAGGGATTTGGATACCAGTGACCAGGATGACAAGCGAGAGGGTGACCGAAGTCCTTCGGAGGATGAGTTCCTCTCCTGTGACTCAAGCAGTGACAGGGGTGAAGGAGATGGTCAAAGTCGGACTGCAGGGGGCATGGGCAGCGGCTCCCTGGCAGAGACAGAGCTGTTGATCCAGGatgaggcagggagagggatCTCTGAGAAAGAGAGGATGAAGGACAGAAAGTTCTCCTGTGGCCATCGGCGCAGCAACTCAGAGCAGGTGGATGAGGACGCAGATGTTGATACTACTATGATGCCAGTTGACGGTAGAGCCTCACCTGaggtgctgccagctccccGTCCTGCCAGCCCATGTAGGACACCAG AACCTGACAATGATGCCTATGTGCGCTGCTCCTCACGCCCCTGCAGTCCAGTCCATCATGAAATGCACTCAAAGCTCTCCAGCAGTCCTCCTCGCTCCAGTCCTGCCAGGCTTGGACCTTCCTATGTACTCAAGAAAG CCCAGATGCAGGCTTctgggaagaagaagaaagaacttCGCTATCGCAGTGTGATTTCTGACATCTTTGATGGCTCCATTCTCAGCCTGGTGCAGTGCCTCACCTGCGACAGA GTTTCTACGACAGTGGAGACGTTCCAGGACCTGTCACTCCCAATCCCAGGGAAGGAGGACTTGGCCAAGCTGCACTCTGCCATCTACCAAAACGTGCCAGCTAAGGCAGGGGCATGTGGGGACAACTATGCCTCACAAGGCTGGATTGCTTTCATCATGGAGTATATCCGGAG ATTTGTGGTGTCCTGTATCCCTAGCTGGTTTTGGGGTCCTGTTGTGACACTGGAGGATTGCCTTGCTGCCTTTTTTGCAGCAGATGAGTTGAAGG GGGACAACATGTACAGCTGTGAACGGTGTAAAAA aCTGCGGAACGGAGTAAAGTACTGCAAAGTCCTCCGTCTACCAGAG ATTCTTTGCATCCACTTGAAGCGGTTCCGGCATGAGGTGATGTATTCCTTCAAGATCAACAGTCATGTCTCCTTCCCCTTGGAAGGGCTGGATCTGCGACCTTTCCTAGCCAAGGAGTGCGTCTCCCAGATCACCACCTATGATCTCCTGTCGGTCATCTGTCACCATGGCACAGCAGGCA gTGGGCATTACATAGCCTACTGCCAGAACGTGATCAATGGCCAGTGGTACGAGTTTGATGACCAGTATGTCACTGAAGTCCATGAGACCGTGGTGCAGAATGCAGAAGCCTATGTCTTGTTCTACAG GAAAAGCAGTGAAGAGGCTGTGCGAGAGCGTCAGAAAGTTGTGTCCCTTGCCAGCATGAAGGAACACAGTTTACTGCAGTTCTACATCTCTCGAGAGTGGCTCAATAAATTCAACACCTTTGCCGAGCCTGGTCCCATCACCAATCACACCTTTCTGTGCTCTCATGGAG GGATCCCTCCTAATAAGTACCACTACATCGATGACCTGGTTGTGATTCTGCCCCAGAATGTGTGGGAATATCTCTACAACAG GTTTGGGGGTGGCCCTGCTGTGAACCATCTGTACGTGTGCTCGATTTGCCAAGTGGAGATTGAAGCACTGGCCAAACGCAGGAGAATTGAAATCGACACCTTCATCAAG AACAAGATCTACAGCAGGGCCAGGAGATTGACCTCGGGGTTCCCCGGTGCTaacagcacaggcaggggcagCCAGAACAGGATAATGCTGTGCGTGGCTGCATGCAGACACAAAGTTTGA